The window TTTTTTAGCAACCCATCTGTTTTCTAAAATATCATTTACTCTAGCTGTTCCAATTTCAACAAGCGCTAAAGCAACAACTTGCCACCAAGTTAATTTAGTAACGGTTTCTTCAAAATACTTCTCTTTGGTTACCGCGTTTTCTTTCAGTGTATAGTTATCAAACAATTGAGCTTTTAAATAATAGGTTTTTCCTGTTCCAGGAGGTCCATAAAGTATTTGGTTTGTAGCAGTACTATTTATTTTTTGAAATGAATCCTTTTTAACAGTAATACCATGCCCTTCTTTAATAAATTCTATAAATGCTTTTATAGAATCAGAATATAAACCCTTACTACCATAAGATGGATCAGCAGAATAATAATATTTAGTTTTTTTATTTTTTTGATTTTCTATTAAATCTTGATACAACAATGTGAGTGTTGCTATATTTTTTTCAGAATAGATATCTTTATTTAAAAGCTCATTTAAAATATCTATAGCTCTTAAATAATAATTTATTTTATCACTACTTTCATTTCCTTTTAGCCAGTTTGAGTATTGTACCTTTATTATCTCAGACTGATTGTTTGGCCTATATTTATCAAATCGTTTTTTTAGTTTCTCTTTCATATTCGAAAACTCTTCTTTAGAAATTCTATGAGCGTCAAATGTTGGGTTTACCTTTTTTTCTACTTCTATTTGATTATTTATTATTGGTATTAATTTAGATAAATCCCTGTCTACATCTTTTAGCATAACAGCTATGTCTGTATATGATTCTTGTTTTGGTTTTGTTCTAATCGTATACATCTTATTATCAACACCACTAACACGCTTAACACCAATGCTTTCCGCGACAAATTCAAACGCAGATTTTATTAAATTTAAAGCGGATTTATTTTGAGTATTATGAGGAGAATTTGTTTGCGACAACTTAAAATCATAACTAAATTTGGAATAGTCAGAAGAAATTTCAAAAATTAAACCAATACAATCACTTGAGGAACCAGGGAAATTCACTGGTAATGTCCAAAATGTAACTGCGAAATAGCGTGATTTTTCTGTACCAATAAAATAATCTAATTCAGCACCTTTAGAGCCATTTTGCCTTAAAGAAAATGTGAAATTTTCATCTTGTTTATTTTTATTATTTAACCAATTATAAACTTGTTTCTCATAATCTTTATAAGTAATCATACCTTTCTCTTTTTTTACAATCGTAAATCCATTACGTTCAAAAGCATTAAAACAGTCTGTACCTTTTCCGCCTTTAAAATAGCGTTCTATTTTTCTACCTTCTGCATGAAAATTAGCATAAGCCATTATGGCTTTTGGTGGATACGTTTTATTATTATAAAAAACATCATAAGTTGATGAAGGTCCGAACTCATTTGGATATCCTTTTTCTTCAAAGTCTTTTATAGCTTGTAATATATGATCTTTAGTTACTTGATTGAATAGCATATTATATAATTAATTTATTATTACAAAGAGCTAATTCAAAATCCTACAGAGAATTATGTCTCGCTTTTTTGGAAAAATTAAAAAAGTAATACTGAACATTACTTTTTAAAACTTTGTTCTAAACCCATTTCTCTAATTTTATCTAACCATTCATAAATCATGGTTTGGCAATATTTAGGTTTTCCGTCTTCATTCTTTTCTTTTTCCATGGCAATAGCTAACAAAGCATATTCATTTTCTAGAGAAGTGCCAAAAACACCTTGATCGTCTGTGTTTATGGATACAAATAATTGTGGACATTCTTTTATCTTATCAAAATCAGTTTCTAAGTGTAAATTGAAAAAATTCTTTATAGGGTGTTTGTTATATTTATCTATAGTTCCAATTAAATAATTGGATGTTGGATTACATTCAATTCCTATATTCATTTGTACGATGTAGTTTTGATATTCTTTTTGAATACTAGTAACTAATTTTATATAAGCCTCTGTAATTTCAAATTGCTTTATTTCTTTACCCTTCTTTTTTATTGCAGGATTAAAATGATATTGCTGATACAAAAATTTAGTTTTGCTGTCATTTCTTATGTTTCCTCTTTTAGGATAAAAATGATTAATTCTACATCTTTCCCAATAGGTAATATTCGGAATGTCTTCTATTTTGTCATCTATATCTTCTAAATATAAATATGGATCATCTCCTCTTAATTTCCATGCATCAAAATATATTTCATGTTTAAAATCTATATTATAAAATCTAGAATCTTTATCAAAATAACATTGATAAATTTCTCTAAATAAAGAATCAAATAACTTTTCTAATTTATAGATTTCGCTTGTATGGTCATTTATGTTGTATTTTCTAACCTTAGCCAACAACCAAGCAATATTATCTAATAACATCTCTTTCGGAATCAATAATTTTCTTCCTTTAAAATCAAAATATGCTTTAACATCTATTCCTAGTGCCAATGCATGTCCTATTCTATCGCCTTGGCAAAATTTTAGAAACTTAATGCTTTCATCAATACATCTAATTCCATCTATAATATCATAAAAATCTTCTCCTGCATGATAAGTAGCATACAGTTTATTTTCTACAATCTCTTTCTTTAAATGATTGTATTTTCCATTTAATTTATGGTCTTTTAAATACCTAAAGGCTTGTGCAAAAACTTCTGGTCTTGCATTAAATTCATTTGAAGCAGCATCAATACCTCTTATCAATTTTGCTTTGGTAGAATACGATTCTCTAAGTTGTACGATTGCTCTGGCTTGTTTTTTCACATCTTTTCTTAATTGATGATGCCTTGGTAATACTTCTTGAGCCAATTTGTAATTCGTATTCTTCTCTTTAAACTTAATAAAATGGACTGTATAAAAATGTTTTTCTTTGTTTGCTTTATACGTACCTAAAACCTTTTTGAGAGGAATATTATAGTGTGTCTGTTTTAATGCTTTAGGATCACTATTAATTTGATATTTCTTTAAACTCGTATTAATAGCTAATGCGGTGTCTTTAGGAGCAATTCTAGTTTCAAAAGAAGTTATATTTTGAAACTTTGTACTATCATTAATAGCCATTTGTAATAAGGCTGTTTCATAAATACTATTATCTGGAATAAAGTATTCTTTTCTATCCTGATACGTAGAAAAGTTAGCAAAACCAACCTTTTTATTTACCTGAATCAATTCTGATCTAAATTGATTTTTGATGGATATATATGCGTGTAATAATTTTTCTATCTTAAAGCTTTCTTTTTTTTCTGCATAGATATACTTCAAAGCTCTGTAGAGTAACTGCCTTTCACCATACATTATAAAAGAACCTTCAAAGTTATTAATATGCATGTCTTTAGTGATGGCATAATCTGCTACGTCTTGCTTTCCTTTATGATAAAACTCATAGCCGTAAAGTTTCTTTTTCTCGTTTATTTCAATTTGAATATTAGACAAATTCATTAATACCTCAAACGAATCGTTTTTATTAGAATTTGGATATAATAAGTACTTAAAATCAGCTACGTTAATTTCACTATTTTCATCTAATAAAAATTGAAATAACACCAGTCTAATTTTCGAAGCTTTATAAACAAGGATGTCTATTTCTTTATTTTGATTATTAAAGGAATGAGAGGTAGTACCATTTAATTTGAGTCCTTTTTTTAATTTCTTAAACTTTTCAGTATGATGATTACTATTGATCGTATTCATTAAAGAAATCCAATTCAAATCGAAAACGGGAGCAGAACCCTTTAAATGAAAATGATTTTCTGCAATCCCTTTATCTAATAATTTTTTTAGTCTGTTATTGTTTGAAAAAGCAACGGTTCTCCAAGAAAAGAAATTTCTTTTTCTTTTAGAACGGTTATCCATATAGGCAAAGTAAGAACAGGTAAATAAATCCTCTCCTAAAGAAAAAGACAAATCTCTCCAACGTAATAAATGCTCATAACAAACAAAAGGTTCTTTGTCTCGTTCTATTAAAACTTGTTTATTAAAATGAGTTAATAAATTAAAAATGGATTTATTACTACTTTTTCCTTGATACACATCTAGTAGCCAATCTGAATCTAACTTTTTATATAAGTTTTCAATTTCATCAAAACTATAGTTATCAAAGAGGGACAAGCCTTGTTCTAAAAAACCTGTTTTAGAAAAAATATCATTTTCTAAAACATTACTGTATATATGCTGAAGTATTAAATCAGGACAAGTATTATTAAAAATTGCTTCTATGGATTTTCTAAGATTATCCATTATTTATTATAGAATTATCAATTAAGTTTAATAATTCATTTTTAACATCATTCGAATCTCTAGATGAATCATCCATTTTTATTCTTAAATCTCTTATTAAATCAATATAATTTGGAGAAGTGTTAGGTATTTCTTCGAGCCTAGTTATTAAATTTGTTATTACTGTTTTTGTATTAATCCTATTTATTATATTGGATTTATATTTCTTAACTAGAGAATAAGCATCTTTATTAATAGGATACTTTTTTTTCTCTAAACTTTTTTCTGGTATTTCAAACACTTTTCTTAAAACTAAACTAACCTTTTCTTTGTTTGTTTCGTTGCTCCAATATTGAAGTAAAGGATGGTTTAATAATTTTCCGAAATCAAAATTATAATCTTTATTTAGGTCATCAATTAGTTCAGGTATTCCTCTAACAATATATTCATATAAGTATGTGTCAAAATGGATTAGAGAATCTTTAGTTCCTGCCCTTTTGTACATTAAATTAATAAACTTATTAAATAAAGCTATGTTGAATATTTGAAAATAATCATTATCTGGTTGTAATGAATTTTTCCATTCCTCCATTTCTATATATAGATCAGTTTTTTTGACTTTATCAGATATAGTATTTGGAATATAAGTTTGAAGTATGTTCTTTGGGGATAATGTATTGTATAAAAATGAAATAGCATTGAATGTTACAGATTCAAAGGGATTTCCAGGTCTATTTATTGTTCTACTTTTTATTTCATCATCAGAAGTCACATAGTTCATATTATCACCTAAGCGATCAAAAAAAGATGATAACCAAAAGTATAACTCTTCATTATTACCATCAATATCTAGGCTAGAAATTAACTCAAATATTTTTTTTGGAGACTTATGTATTTCAAAATAATCTCTAGGTTTTCCTTTTCTTTCAGATGGTAAATATTTTATAGATCTATTAGTTAATTGATCATTGATTAAATAATAAAAGTCAGAATTATTATAATTCAATAAATTATTTTTTAAAGCTTCAGATATTCTTATTGAATAGTAATTTGATAAGTAAGTTAAAAAAAAAGGAGTCTCTTTTTCTGAAAAAAATCTTGTTTTTTCAAGGAACCTTATAATAGATAAAAGGTCACCGTAGGATACATTATTAGAATTTGTTGCTTGTGTTAAAGAATATAAATTATCTATTGAGCTTTCTAGTTTATCTTTGTAAATAACACCCAATCCATTAATTATTTTTCTATTTAAAACTTTATTAGACGTATTATTTAATTCATTAAAGAATTGAACATTTTCTTTAGATAAATTACTATTAATTTCACTCATTAAATATTCTTTAAAAGAATCAAGAGAGCTTTCTCTATATATAAAAGTAACTGTATTTATATATTCTCTTATATTGGCAGGAATAATAATGTTCTCTTCTGAATCATCTTTAATAATAACGAAGTTGGCTTTATCTTTAACTACTTTAATAAAAGTATCTACAATATTTTTATCTTCGGAATAAATTGTTTTATTATTTGTTTTCATGCCTTAATAGCTTATTATAACTTTAGTTGATTGGGTAGTTGATAAATCAGGTGTTTTTAACCTTCTTTCAATTGGAAATAGCTTAGTTAAATATTTATTTGATTTATTTGAAATAATTTCTGATAATTCTAAATCATTATTATTCTGTTTGTACTCAAAAAGTGTTTTATATTCTTTTATGATTTCGTTATTAATAGAATCTTGTAATTGTTCCATTTTACAGGCAATTAAAATAATTACATTACTTTGAATTAAGAATTGGCGAATATCTTCTAACATTTCATAAGCACCAGAAATGTTCAAATCAAAATCATCTATAGGAATTAATAAAAAACCTTTTTTATCTTTTGAATTATCAATTCCGTACATGCAAAGTAGATATTCATCTACTAATTTTTTAAAATTCTCTTTCAAGTTTGTACCGAAAGCTAAATCACTTAAAGCTTCAATAGCTTCTTTTTCGTAAACATCAGACTTTCCGTTATGAACTACTTTAAGGTTGTTAAATACCTTTTGAAACTGTTTTATTAAATCTCGTTTACGGTCATTTTTAATAGTATTTTCTTTCTTTAATTTCTTCTGAAACTTAGAAAACATTTTAGATATGATAATTTCAAAAAGTTTATCTTCATTTCTAAATAAAGAAGGATCAATAATGTCTAAAGATTTTATTTTAGCTTTTTCAAGATTAGGAGTGGCTCTCCAAAAATCATCATCAGATTTCTTGTTTTTTAAAGCATCTGCAAAAGAAATCATAGAAGAACTTTTACCTGTACCACGTTCTCCTGTAAAAGCGATTACATTATTGTAATCATCATTACTAATACTTTTATTACTAGCAACTGTATTTGCTTGTAAAATGATCTCTTCTACATTTTTTGTAGCTTGTGTATATACTTCTTTAAAAATAGAGTCTTTAAATTCCTTAGTTTTCTCAATTTTAATTTTATATTCTTCTCCTATATTAATTTCTAATGCCATTTTTTTTCTTTTTTATTTCAATTTTCAATACTGATAAAAGTGTTTACAACTCTCCTTTAAAAGCCTGATCTAACAAACTGCTTTTTAAAGCTTTTAAATGTGTTAATTTTTCCGTTTGAGTTTTTACTAAATTATTTGAAACATCGAAAATTGTTTTAATTCTACAAACAATTTCAGATTGCTCTTTTATGGATAAAACAGGAATTTCAATGCTTAATAAATCTTTATCTGAAATTGCTGGATATTGTGCTCCTTTTATAAAAGGTTGAATGTATTCTTGAACTTTTTCTGAAATTAAAAAGTAAAACAAATACTCATTATTCAATAATTCATTATTAGTTCTTAAAAGGCAAAAACCTGTTGAAGCAATAGGATTATTATATTCTGCTGAAACAATTGCAATATTTTTTAAATTAGGTCTTGTTGTAGCAAAAACAATATCACCTTTTTCAACAACTTTTCTTGCTCTACTTGGGGCATCATTACCTTTAAGTATTTTAGGACTTTTAATCTGAAAAATAGTTCTATCAACTGAAGTAATATCTATGTAAGTAAACTCATTATTTGAATATTCTGCTTTTGGACTTAATGTTTTTGTTTTTAATACTAAGTCTTTTATTGGTTTTGATTTCTTATTTGAATTCCCAAAATCCTCATCCAACACAGAACCCATTAAAGCCTGCGTATGCAAAATATTTTCTTCTAGTAAACTAATAGCCTGGTCTATTTTGGCAAACAAACCATCTAATTTTGTAA is drawn from Lacinutrix sp. WUR7 and contains these coding sequences:
- a CDS encoding McrB family protein, which produces MLFNQVTKDHILQAIKDFEEKGYPNEFGPSSTYDVFYNNKTYPPKAIMAYANFHAEGRKIERYFKGGKGTDCFNAFERNGFTIVKKEKGMITYKDYEKQVYNWLNNKNKQDENFTFSLRQNGSKGAELDYFIGTEKSRYFAVTFWTLPVNFPGSSSDCIGLIFEISSDYSKFSYDFKLSQTNSPHNTQNKSALNLIKSAFEFVAESIGVKRVSGVDNKMYTIRTKPKQESYTDIAVMLKDVDRDLSKLIPIINNQIEVEKKVNPTFDAHRISKEEFSNMKEKLKKRFDKYRPNNQSEIIKVQYSNWLKGNESSDKINYYLRAIDILNELLNKDIYSEKNIATLTLLYQDLIENQKNKKTKYYYSADPSYGSKGLYSDSIKAFIEFIKEGHGITVKKDSFQKINSTATNQILYGPPGTGKTYYLKAQLFDNYTLKENAVTKEKYFEETVTKLTWWQVVALALVEIGTARVNDILENRWVAKKAALSESKNVRATLWGTLQMHTIEESENVAYKQRQNPLIFDKNKNKTWQLLSDEVKEQSPEILDILKDVNDFNISPQKEIKNYDFVTFHQSFAYEDFIEGIKPISPEEGEETTNLGYRIENGVFKELCIRAKNDPDNRYAIFIDEINRGNVSAIFGELITLIEVDKRKGAKNELSIKLPYSKKEFSVPSNLDIYGTMNTADRSVEALDTALRRRFEFKEMMPDYSVIENEYVEDVELSGILEAINLRIELLIDRDHTIGHSYFVNVDSTKKLANAFNNKIVPLLQEYFYGDYGKIGLVLGKGFIEKIKNDKVDFASFDYENANDFKIPSYKLNLVNADTIMDAVSELLGKKEILEN
- a CDS encoding restriction endonuclease subunit S: MDKFAFLPEIVKKGKTSIKRGPFGSALKKSFFVEKGYKVYEQKNAIKDDFSLGHYYVNKDKFEELKGFEVKSGDIIISCSGTIGKIAVAPQNIEQGIINQALLKISLNNDIITTPYFKFWFENYVLQGELESIGAAIKNIVSVKELKQIPIPLPPLPEQQRIVTKLDGLFAKIDQAISLLEENILHTQALMGSVLDEDFGNSNKKSKPIKDLVLKTKTLSPKAEYSNNEFTYIDITSVDRTIFQIKSPKILKGNDAPSRARKVVEKGDIVFATTRPNLKNIAIVSAEYNNPIASTGFCLLRTNNELLNNEYLFYFLISEKVQEYIQPFIKGAQYPAISDKDLLSIEIPVLSIKEQSEIVCRIKTIFDVSNNLVKTQTEKLTHLKALKSSLLDQAFKGEL